In Ascaphus truei isolate aAscTru1 chromosome 7, aAscTru1.hap1, whole genome shotgun sequence, one genomic interval encodes:
- the LOC142498852 gene encoding cholinesterase-like, with product MMLEPGRQGSTFFKVCVLVMSVLVMNTQAEDETIIETKQGKVSGTHLSVLSGSVTAYLGIPYGEPPTGEQRFKHPVPRKPWQGIHEAITFGNSCYQSRNEVFTKFPGIKMWLVNNDISEDCLHLNVWVPSAKPKSVSVMVFIHGGGFISGTTSLDIYDGSVLAYSEEVIVVSMNYRVGALGFLALPGNKDAPGNAGLFDQRLALQWVHENIAAFGGNPHSVTIFGHSAGAVSVGYHMISPGSHTYFTRAIMQSGSPSSDWAIQSHQRARKLTVKLAEVLGCPLDDDDTVMTCLRSKDPKELIKNQLLAETTHTLTHFIPVLDNDFLIDIPDNLIKQNLKDTEILLGATKDDGNPFSLLGGPGFSLNHESLITMAELEEGLRLFFPSAGELGVESILLQYTDWEDVDNREKNREAMELILRDYYFTCPMKYFANQAADHRSNVFFYEYDHRSSQEVWPEWMGALHGAELTFVFGKPLIENKNYTNAEHLFSKRMLKFWANFAKNGSPNCSEEAFIWPHYTSTDQKYAVLKVDGAEVQHKLNCRHCQFWNSYYPKLLKKLGEQ from the exons ACCTGGAAGACAGGGGAGCACCTTCTTTAAAGTATGTGTCCTTGTGATGTCTGTTCTTGTGATGAATACCCAAGCGGAAGATGAGACCATTATTGAAACAAAGCAAGGGAAGGTTAGCGGAACCCACTTATCAGTGTTGTCTGGTTCTGTCACAGCCTATCTAGGAATCCCATATggagagccaccaacaggtgaaCAAAGGTTCAAACATCCAGTGCCTCGAAAACCTTGGCAAGGCATACATGAAGCCATCACGTTTGGCAACTCTTGCTACCAAAGTAGAAATGAAGTCTTCACTAAATTCCCTGGTATAAAAATGTGGCTGGTGAACAATGACATTAGTGAGGACTGTCTCCATCTAAATGTATGGGTCCCATCAGCCAAGCCAAAATCTGTCTCAGTCATGGTATTTATCCATGGAGGAGGGTTCATATCAGGAACAACATCTTTAGATATATATGATGGAAGCGTACTGGCATATTCTGAAGAAGTGATCGTGGTATCAATGAATTATAGAGTTGGAGCACTTGGATTCTTGGCTTTACCAGGGAACAAGGACGCTCCAGGCAATGCAGGTTTATTTGACCAGAGATTAGCTCTGCAATGGGTTCATGAGAACATTGCAGCCTTTGGTGGAAACCCCCACAGTGTGACTATATTTGGACATAGTGCTGGAGCAGTTTCTGTTGGTTATCATATGATTTCTCCTGGAAGTCATACTTACTTTACAAGGGCTATCATGCAAAGTGGGTCCCCCTCTTCAGACTGGGCCATTCAGTCTCACCAAAGAGCAAGAAAATTGACTGTAAAATTAGCTGAGGTGCTTGGTTGTCCTCTAGATGATGACGATACGGTAATGACTTGCCTACGAAGTAAAGATCCAAAAGAATTGATTAAAAATCAGCTTTTAGCTGAGactacacacacattgacacatttCATTCCGGTTTTAGATAACGATTTTCTAATTGACATTCCAGATAATCTAATAAAACAGAATTTAAAAGATACAGAAATTTTATTAGGAGCCACGAAGGATGACGGAAACCCATTTTCTTTATTGGGGGGTCCTGGATTTAGCTTAAACCATGAGAGCTTGATTACCATGGCCGAGCTGGAAGAAGGACTGAGGCTATTCTTTCCTTCAGCCGGTGAGCTTGGTGTAGAATCCATCCTGTTGCaatacacagactgggaggatgtGGACAATCGTGAGAAGAATCGGGAGGCCATGGAACTTATCCTGCGAGACTATTACTTCACTTGCCCAATGAAGTATTTTGCCAACCAAGCTGCAGATCACAGAAGTAATGTATTTTTCTATGAATATGATCATCGCTCATCACAAGAGGTTTGGCCTGAGTGGATGGGAGCCCTGCATGGTGCAGAATTAACATTTGTGTTTGGAAAACCGCTGATTGAAAATAAGAATTACACTAACGCTGAGCACTTGTTTAGCAAGAGGATGTTGAAATTCTGGGCCAACTTCGCAAAAAATGG aTCTCCTAATTGTTCTGAGGAAGCATTTATTTGGCCTCATTATACAAGTACAGACCAGAAATATGCAGTACTGAAGGTGGACGGTGCAGAAGTTCAGCACAAACTGAACTGTCGCCATTGTCAGTTTTGGAATTCCTACTACCCAAAACTTTTGAAAAAACTGG GAGAACAATGA
- the LOC142499937 gene encoding olfactory receptor 5V1-like: MQDQNKSKVTEFLLVGISDRPELQIPLFIVFLLIYLFTLIGNLLIITVVSLNPVLHTPMYFFLCNLSFLDLLYSAVTQTKLLSMLSTGNRTLSYDGCIMQLYLFMCLSCTEFVLLTAMGYDRYVAICKPLHYPLLMSRRVCVLLATTCWAIGFLDTVGHTVVISQLPFCRSHVINHFFCDPLVLMSLSCVDTFFIQVINYVNGLVVGFPSLTLTLTSYVCIISTILKIRSSESRNKAFSTCVSHLTVVILFYGTVMFMYMRPSSQYETSQEKLTSVVYTVLIPIFNPLIYTLRNKDVRTCLKKIRGSK, from the coding sequence ATGCAAGATCAGAACAAAAGCAAAGTCACAGAGTTCCTTCTCGTGGGGATTTCAGATCGTCCAGAGCTGCAGATTCCCCTGTTCATTGTGTTTCTCTTGATTTATCTTTTCACTCTGATAGGAAACCTCCTGATTATAACAGTGGTCTCCCTGAACCCAGTACTGCACACTCCCATGTACTTCTTCTTGTGCAACCTCTCCTTCCTTGACCTTCTTTACTCCGCTGTCACACAGACCAAGCTTCTCTCTATGCTCTCTACAGGGAATAGAACATTGTCTTATGATGGTTGTATAATGCAGCTCTATTTGTTTATGTGTCTGTCTTGCACAGAGTTTGTTTTGTTGACAGCCATGGGCTATGATCGTTATGTTGCCATCTGTAAACCCCTGCATTATCCACTTCTAATGAGCAGAAGAGTCTGTGTCCTGCTAGCCACTACTTGTTGGGCTATTGGTTTCCTGGATACTGTAGGTCATACCGTAGTCATATCACAGTTACCTTTCTGCAGATCCCATGTGATCAATCATTTCTTTTGTGATCCTTTAGTGCTAATGAGTCTCTCTTGTGTGGACACCTTTTTTATTCAGGTCATAAATTATGTCAATGGCTTAGTGGTTGGATTTCCTTCCTTAACGCTTACTCTAACTTCTTACGTCTGCATCATCTCTACCATCCTGAAAATACGATCTTCTGAGAGCAGAAACAAAGCCTTCTCCACCTGTGTGTCCCACCTCACTGTGGTCATCCTCTTCTATGGCACTGTAATGTTCATGTACATGAGACCTTCATCCCAGTATGAAACCTCGCAGGAAAAGCTAACCTCTGTTGTGTACACTGTCCTGATCCCAATATTCAACCCACTTATTTACACTCTAAGAAACAAAGACGTTAGAACATGCCTTAAAAAAATCAGGGGCAGCAAGTAA